From the Caballeronia sp. NK8 genome, one window contains:
- the cobT gene encoding nicotinate-nucleotide--dimethylbenzimidazole phosphoribosyltransferase, translating into MSTLNDLPLPRALDRAIEAELRRIIDMKTKPPGSLGRLESLALQMGLIQRTVKPRIERPAMIVFAGDHGIAKEGVSSYPQEVTAQMVANFLSGGAAINALSRSVGMTLEVVDAGVATPLLFPFPIDHGYERLSLGLGTRNFAQEPAMSREIALEGIARGAARVRHHASLGTNVIGFGEMGIANTSAAACLMSRLCDLPIDECVGRGTGLDDRGLAHKRDVLGRALALHRNEGDAIDTLATFGGFEIAMITGAYLAAACAGMTILVDGFIATSALLVAAKIAPDVLDYCVFAHASNETGHRRMLAHFDAAPLLQLYLRLGEGTGAALALPILRAAVAFVDEMASFESAGVSNKAD; encoded by the coding sequence ATGTCCACCCTCAACGACCTCCCGCTGCCCCGCGCACTCGACCGCGCCATCGAAGCGGAACTGCGCCGCATCATCGACATGAAGACGAAGCCGCCGGGCAGCCTCGGCCGGCTCGAATCCCTCGCGCTGCAGATGGGTCTGATTCAACGCACGGTCAAGCCGCGCATCGAGCGTCCGGCGATGATCGTCTTTGCGGGCGATCACGGCATCGCGAAAGAGGGCGTGAGTTCGTATCCGCAGGAAGTGACCGCGCAGATGGTCGCGAATTTCCTGAGCGGAGGCGCGGCCATCAACGCGCTGTCGCGTTCGGTCGGCATGACGCTCGAAGTCGTCGATGCGGGCGTCGCGACGCCGCTTTTGTTTCCGTTCCCCATCGATCACGGCTATGAACGCCTGTCGCTGGGACTCGGCACGCGCAACTTCGCGCAAGAACCGGCGATGTCGCGCGAGATCGCGCTCGAAGGCATCGCGCGTGGCGCTGCGCGCGTGCGGCATCACGCGTCGCTCGGCACCAATGTGATCGGCTTCGGCGAGATGGGCATCGCGAATACGTCGGCGGCGGCTTGCCTGATGAGCCGTCTGTGCGATCTGCCGATCGACGAATGCGTCGGGCGCGGCACGGGTCTCGACGATCGCGGCCTCGCGCATAAACGCGATGTGCTCGGCCGCGCGCTCGCGCTGCATCGCAATGAGGGTGACGCGATCGATACGCTCGCGACCTTCGGCGGCTTCGAAATCGCGATGATCACGGGCGCGTATCTCGCCGCCGCGTGCGCCGGCATGACGATTCTCGTCGATGGCTTCATCGCGACATCGGCGCTGCTGGTGGCCGCGAAGATCGCGCCCGACGTGCTTGACTATTGCGTGTTCGCGCATGCGTCGAACGAGACGGGGCATCGCCGCATGCTGGCGCATTTCGATGCCGCGCCGCTGTTGCAACTCTATCTTCGGCTTGGCGAAGGCACGGGCGCGGCGCTCGCGCTGCCGATTCTGCGTGCGGCTGTCGCGTTCGTCGACGAGATGGCGAGCTTCGAGTCGGCGGGTGTATCGAACAAAGCTGATTGA